The genomic stretch GGAAGGGGGCGTGCACCGTGCCGGCGCCGACCATCAGGGCAAAGAACCCGGCGCAGAGGGCAAGGTTGGTGACTGGACCGGCGGCCGAGATGATCCCGTTCTCGCGCCGGGTGGTCGCCCCGTAGATCACGGTGGCGCCGGGGGCGGCAAAGACCACGCCGACGAGGGCGGCGAGGATCACCGCCATGACGAGCATGGTGTTGTCCTTCTGGAACTCCGCCCAGTAGCCGAAGTGCATGGCGGCGAATTTGTGGGCGAGTTCATGGAGCACAAACCCCACGCCGACGGTCAGCAGGGAGGCGGCGAAGACGACGAGGAAGCCCGACGGGCTGATGCCGCCCCGCACATAGAGAAGGCTGAAGGCGACGGCGATGGCGACCCATGCGATGAGCAGGTCGCGCCGTTCGCGTCGGGGAATTCTCTTGAGCATACGCGTATATGGGGGCGGAGGGTGTTTATCTCTTCGGAATGGGGTGTCGGGGCCGCTCCATCCGGGGCGAATACCGGCAGGCACGGCTATCTGAATGCATTTATTCTGCCCTGCAACACAGGGCGTGGAAATACCGCCGTTCCGCAGGGCCATTCATTTTTTTACCCCGGACCGCCGATGGAATGCCATGACGATCGAGGACATCAGGGCGGAGATCGATGCACTGGACAGGGAGATCATCGGGCTGATCGCACAACGGCAGGCGATCGCCGGCAGGATGGCACACGAAAAATATCTGGCCGGTCTGCCGGTGCGGGACCAGAAAAGGCGGGAGGCGCTGCTCAAACAGGTCTTCGATACAGCGGTGGAGCAGAACATCAATCCGGTGATGGTCAGGCAGATCTTTGAGATCCTGATGGATATGAGCGAGGAGCGTCAGCACGAGTGTATCGGGGAGGGCAACCTCCCCTGATGTGTCACTCTGTTCCCCGCAGGTAGGAGGCGGCGGTGATCCCCCCGAGGGCAAGGGCGCGGACCTCGTCCTTCAGACCCCGGAGCACCACGGGATCGTCGATTGCATCGAGTGCCCGGCGGTAGAGGGCGGTCATCCGGGCAGTGTAGTCCGGGCCCCGGCCACGGGCATCGACGACGACGTCCCGCACCCCGGCGGCGGCGAGGGCCGGGAGGTGGTCGATCAGACAGGTCTCGACGGCGTTTCCAATCCGCATGCGGCAGTCGCCGTCGGGATGGAGGGGGAAGATCCGGCCCCGTTCATCCCGGAGGGCAAACCGTTCCTCCCCACAGCCTGAAGGACAACCAAGGGCGGTGGCCGGCGGGCAGTCCTCGGTGATCATCGCCACAGCCGTCCCCTGCACGATCATCCTGGCCTCCGGGCCGTCCGGGGGCAGGCGGGTGATGAGCGCAGCGATATCCGCCGCCCCGAGTTCGGGGGAGAGGGTGACCGGGGAGAGGCCCGGGTGTGAGAGGGCGGCGCAATGGTTCCAGACGTTCAGCCCGGCGCCGCCCGAGAGGGGCATGGCGGGGGCGGCGGAACATACGGCTCGAGCACCTCCGTGCCCCCCGACCATCACGCCGGCGATGCGGGCACAGGGAAGGAGGGGGACCGCCGTGTCCAGAAACGCCTTCCTGATGACCGTCGGCCACATCCAGATCAGGGGGAGGGGGGCGGCACAATCCACCGCCTCCTGCAGCACCTCTCCGGACGGATGGAGAGGTTCAAAACAGATGCGGTCCGCCCCCCCTTCCTGTGCCGCCCTGACCCCCTCTGCGGTGTCGGTATAGACACTGAGGCAGGGGAGGAACGGGACCGCAGGTGCGGGCGGGGCGCGGAGGCTCTCCACGGCGGCGGCGCAGCGGCGGCTGGCGTCCCGGACCGCCCCCTCATCAGGCCGGGCGGCTCGGACCAGCGCCTCCTCAGCTGCCAGGAGCATCCGTCGCCTGAGATCATTGAGATAGGAGGGCGGGGCAAAGAGACCGCCAGGATAGGCGAGGTCAAGGCTGCCGATGAAAAACTGCGTTCCCCCGGTCTTCCTGAGGTGTGCGGCGATCGCCTCTGCACCGAGCGGACGGGTGCGGGCCGCCCCCATCGGCGTCTCGCCCCGCACCGTGATCTCCACCCCCTTACGCCGGGGCGGTGTGCAGACGGCGTCGATCACGGGCGTCCCGTCCGCCTCCCAGCGGACCGAGGCATCGATCCGGACCGCCTGGCGTTCGCGTTGTATGATCTCCACCGCACGCCGCTCCAGGGATCCACGCCGGGTGATCGCCACCACCGCGCCGGGTGGAGCGGGGCGGGGGAGGCGGAGAACGACCGTCCCACCGCGGCGGGGCGGCGTGCCGCGCACGACAAACCCGACCTCCCCCTCCTGCGAGCAGACGACGCAGCCGTCACCGTTCTCCGGGACCGCCTGACCGGTGAGGGCGACCGTCGCCTCCATCCGGCTGCGGGAGAAGGAGAGGACGGATCCGACCTCCACGCCCCGGTTGTCCGGGCGCTCCGGACCGATCACCCCGGTGTGCCGGGCGCCGGTGAGATAGCCGCGGGTAAACCCCCGGTTGAAGGCGAAGGCAAGGTCCAGCTCGTCCTCTGCCGATGGCACAAACCGACCCGCCGCCACGCTGTCCAGGGCCCGCCGATAGATCTCCGTAACAATTGCCACGTAGGCCGGCGCCTTCATCCGCCCCTCGATCTTCAGGGAGGCGACCGGCAGGGCGACCACCCCCTCGAGCAGCGGGTAGAGGCAGAGGTCGCGGGTGGAGAGAGGGTAGGGCCCGCCCTCTGCCACCGGCGCCATCCCCTCCGGGCGACCGAAGCGGTCGGTTCCCCCCCTGAGCAGGGTATAGGGTTTGCGGCAGGGCTGGGCGCAGGCCCCCCGGTTCCCGCTCCGACCGCCGATCAGGGACGAAAGAAGACACTGACCGGAATAGGCATAGCAGAGTGCCCCGTGGACAAATATCTCCAGTTCTGTCCCGGTCTGCTCCACAACCTCCCGCATCCCCTCGATCTCAGCCCCGGAGAGTTCCCGGGCCAGCACCACACGGTCGACGCCCATCGATGCCGCCCACGCAAGACCGTCGGCAGACGAGATCGCCATCTGGGTGGAGGCGTGCACCGGCAAATCCGGGACGATCCGCCGGGCGAGAGCAAGAACGCCGGCGTCCTGGACCAGCACCGCATCCACCCCGATCCGGTAGAGGAAGAGCAGGTAGCTGCCCACTGCAGGGAGTTCGTCCTCCCGGATCAGGGTGTTCACGGTGACATGGACCGAGACACCGCGGGCGTGGGCATAGTCCACCGCCTCTGCAAGGGCATCGTCATCGAAGTTCGTCGCAAACCGCCGGGCGGAAAACCGGGTGCCGCCAAGATAGACCGCATCGGCTCCAGCCGCAACGGCGGCGACAAGCGCCTCCCGGGACCCGGCGGGGGCGAGGAGTTCGGGGATCTCTCGTGGTTTCGTGTGCATAAATGGATCCGGCCCGGATATAGCCCTTTCAGCCGGGGCAGGCAGGAACCCATATGCCAATGCATCGGAACATCTCTCATCCATGCCCAAAATCAGAGAATACCTCGAGCAGGTCAAGCAGACCAACCAGGAGATCGCCGGGGCGACCCGCCAGGAGATCATGGAGGGGCCCTCACCGCGGCCCCGATGGGCGGGAGTCCT from Methanofollis fontis encodes the following:
- a CDS encoding U32 family peptidase — encoded protein: MHTKPREIPELLAPAGSREALVAAVAAGADAVYLGGTRFSARRFATNFDDDALAEAVDYAHARGVSVHVTVNTLIREDELPAVGSYLLFLYRIGVDAVLVQDAGVLALARRIVPDLPVHASTQMAISSADGLAWAASMGVDRVVLARELSGAEIEGMREVVEQTGTELEIFVHGALCYAYSGQCLLSSLIGGRSGNRGACAQPCRKPYTLLRGGTDRFGRPEGMAPVAEGGPYPLSTRDLCLYPLLEGVVALPVASLKIEGRMKAPAYVAIVTEIYRRALDSVAAGRFVPSAEDELDLAFAFNRGFTRGYLTGARHTGVIGPERPDNRGVEVGSVLSFSRSRMEATVALTGQAVPENGDGCVVCSQEGEVGFVVRGTPPRRGGTVVLRLPRPAPPGAVVAITRRGSLERRAVEIIQRERQAVRIDASVRWEADGTPVIDAVCTPPRRKGVEITVRGETPMGAARTRPLGAEAIAAHLRKTGGTQFFIGSLDLAYPGGLFAPPSYLNDLRRRMLLAAEEALVRAARPDEGAVRDASRRCAAAVESLRAPPAPAVPFLPCLSVYTDTAEGVRAAQEGGADRICFEPLHPSGEVLQEAVDCAAPLPLIWMWPTVIRKAFLDTAVPLLPCARIAGVMVGGHGGARAVCSAAPAMPLSGGAGLNVWNHCAALSHPGLSPVTLSPELGAADIAALITRLPPDGPEARMIVQGTAVAMITEDCPPATALGCPSGCGEERFALRDERGRIFPLHPDGDCRMRIGNAVETCLIDHLPALAAAGVRDVVVDARGRGPDYTARMTALYRRALDAIDDPVVLRGLKDEVRALALGGITAASYLRGTE
- a CDS encoding zinc metalloprotease, producing the protein MLKRIPRRERRDLLIAWVAIAVAFSLLYVRGGISPSGFLVVFAASLLTVGVGFVLHELAHKFAAMHFGYWAEFQKDNTMLVMAVILAALVGVVFAAPGATVIYGATTRRENGIISAAGPVTNLALCAGFFALMVGAGTVHAPFLATIGFMGVQINAMIATFNMLPVSVLDGRKVLAWNPAVFAVLIAASFAALIGALIVL
- a CDS encoding chorismate mutase; the protein is MTIEDIRAEIDALDREIIGLIAQRQAIAGRMAHEKYLAGLPVRDQKRREALLKQVFDTAVEQNINPVMVRQIFEILMDMSEERQHECIGEGNLP